A region of Acidobacteriota bacterium DNA encodes the following proteins:
- a CDS encoding 2,3-bisphosphoglycerate-independent phosphoglycerate mutase, which translates to MDWETLAAELSQTTDTRIVLLVMDGLGGLPVDGATELETARTPNLDALARDSVCGLTDPVLMGVTPGSGPAHLSLFGYDPLRRRLGRGILEALGSGVEVGRNDLVARGNFATLRDGRIVDRRAGRIPTEENVRICAFLNDNLPKRDGIAVSVFPGREHRFVARFTAPDLSDALSDADPQKEDRPPQAASALAPEARDTAEVVNRFLDDAARLLEKEPKANAALLRGFSRFPSIPSMTDLFKLRPAAIAGYPMYRGLARLLGMTVLETGEKTTDLFDTLEARFQEHDFFYIHYKKTDSAGEDGNFAAKTAAIEEMDAFIPRLRALKPDVLVVTSDHSTPSLLKGHSWHPNPFLLHAATAGKDDVEIFTERACAGGILGRFPSMRAMPLMLAHALKLTKYGA; encoded by the coding sequence ATGGATTGGGAAACCCTGGCCGCCGAACTGTCGCAGACAACGGACACCCGGATCGTTCTTCTCGTCATGGACGGATTGGGCGGCCTGCCCGTCGACGGCGCAACCGAACTCGAGACCGCGCGGACGCCGAACCTGGATGCTCTGGCCCGCGATTCCGTCTGCGGCCTCACCGATCCCGTCCTCATGGGCGTCACCCCGGGCAGCGGCCCGGCCCATCTTTCGCTCTTCGGGTACGACCCCCTGCGCCGTCGGCTCGGCCGGGGCATTCTCGAAGCTCTCGGCTCGGGGGTCGAAGTCGGCCGGAACGATCTCGTGGCCCGGGGCAATTTCGCCACACTGCGGGACGGCCGGATCGTCGATCGCCGCGCCGGCCGCATCCCGACCGAGGAGAACGTCCGGATTTGCGCCTTCCTCAACGACAATCTTCCAAAGCGGGACGGGATCGCCGTCTCCGTGTTCCCAGGCCGCGAACACCGTTTCGTCGCCCGCTTCACGGCTCCGGACCTGTCCGACGCCTTGAGTGACGCCGATCCTCAGAAGGAGGACCGCCCCCCCCAGGCGGCCTCCGCTCTGGCCCCCGAAGCCCGTGATACGGCGGAGGTTGTCAACCGCTTTCTCGACGACGCCGCCCGGCTTCTGGAAAAAGAACCGAAGGCCAATGCCGCGCTTCTCCGGGGATTCTCCCGTTTCCCGTCCATCCCGTCCATGACCGATCTGTTCAAGCTGCGTCCGGCGGCGATCGCCGGTTACCCGATGTACAGGGGCCTGGCCAGGCTTCTGGGCATGACCGTCCTCGAAACCGGGGAAAAAACGACGGACCTCTTCGACACGCTCGAAGCCCGTTTCCAAGAGCACGACTTCTTCTACATCCACTACAAAAAGACCGACTCAGCGGGGGAAGACGGGAATTTCGCCGCCAAGACGGCGGCCATCGAGGAGATGGACGCCTTCATCCCGCGTCTTCGGGCGCTCAAGCCGGACGTTCTGGTTGTGACTTCGGACCACTCGACGCCGTCTCTTCTCAAAGGGCATTCCTGGCACCCCAATCCCTTCCTTCTCCATGCGGCGACGGCCGGAAAAGACGATGTCGAGATTTTCACGGAGAGAGCCTGCGCGGGC